The genomic stretch AGCCCGGTGTGGGCAAGACGGCCATCGTCGAGGGACTGGCCTTGCGCATCGTCCGCGGCGACGTGCCGGAGGGGCTTAAAGATAAGGCCATCTTTGCGCTAGACCTGGGCGCTCTCGTGGCTGGCGCCAAGTACCGCGGCGAGTTTGAAGAACGGTTGAAGGCGGTGCTGCAAGAGGTCAAAAAGAGCGACGGGCGCATCCTCCTCTTCATCGACGAATTGCACACCATCGTCGGCGCCGGTAAGGCCGAAGGGGCCATGGACGCCGGCAATATGTTGAAGCCCATGCTCGCCCGGGGTGAGCTCCACTGCATCGGCGCCACTACCTTGGATGAATACCGCAAGTATATTGAAAAAGACGCGGCACTGGAGCGGCGTTTTCAACCGGTCCTCGTTGACGCGCCCGATGTGGAAGACACCATCTCCATCCTGCGAGGCTTGAAAGAGCGCTTCGAGGTCCACCACGGCGTCAAAATTCATGACAGCGCCCTTGTAGCGGCGGCGACTTTATCCAACCGCTATATCAGCGATCGCTTCCTGCCCGATAAGGCCATCGACCTTGTCGACGAGGCCTGCGCCCTCATCCGCACGGAGATCGATTCCTTGCCGACGGAACTCGACGAAGTGAACCGGCGACGCGTCCAGTTGGAGGTGGAAGAGGCCGCTTTGGCCCGGGAAAAAGACAGGGCGAGCCAAGAGCGGCTTGAAGCGCTCCGCCGGGAACTGGCCGACCTGCGAGAAAAGGAAGACCAGATGCGGGCGCGCTGGGACTTGGAGAAAGAGGCGATCCGCAAGGTTCAGTCCCTGCGCGAGGAGATAGAGAAGGTCCGTCGCGAGGTGGAAGAGGCCGAGCGGGGCTACAACTATGACCTGAACCGCCTCGCCGAACTGAGATACGGCCGCCTGCCCCAGTTGGAGCGGCAGCTTGCTCAGGAAGAGGCCGAGCTGGCCCGCAAGTCCGGCGAAAACCGGCTGCTCCGCGAAGAGGTGACGGAAGAGGAGATCGCTGACATCGTCTCCCGTTGGACCGGCATCCCGGTGGCGCGCCTTGTCGAGGGGGAACGGGAAAAGCTGCTCCGGCTGGGTGAGATCCTCCATGAGCGGGTCGTCGGCCAGGAGGAGGCCGTCCAACTGGTGACGGATGCCGTCTTGAGAGCCCGTTCCGGCATCAAAGACCCTCGCCGCCCCATCGGCGCCTTTATCTTCCTGGGGCCGACGGGTGTCGGCAAGACGGAACTGGCCAAGGCCTTGGCCCAGTCGCTCTTTGACAGCGAAGAGAACCTGATCCGCATCGATATGTCCGAGTACATGGAGAAACATGCTGTCTCCCGCCTGATCGGCGCGCCCCCCGGCTATGTGGGCTATGAAGAGGGCGGCCAGTTGACCGAGGCGGT from Heliomicrobium modesticaldum Ice1 encodes the following:
- the clpB gene encoding ATP-dependent chaperone ClpB, which codes for MDFNKLTQKSQEAFAAAQSLAVQQGNPEVDLEHLLTALVEQEEGLTGRLLDKMGIDSDQFGRKIRREMERKPRISGPGVEPGRVYITPRLQRLLVKAEEEARNLKDEYVSVEHLLLAFLDPVLDGPLKRIFAESNLTRENLLKALTAIRGHQRVTSANPEVTYEVLEKYGRELVQEARRGRLDPVIGRDAEIRRVIRILSRKTKNNPVLIGEPGVGKTAIVEGLALRIVRGDVPEGLKDKAIFALDLGALVAGAKYRGEFEERLKAVLQEVKKSDGRILLFIDELHTIVGAGKAEGAMDAGNMLKPMLARGELHCIGATTLDEYRKYIEKDAALERRFQPVLVDAPDVEDTISILRGLKERFEVHHGVKIHDSALVAAATLSNRYISDRFLPDKAIDLVDEACALIRTEIDSLPTELDEVNRRRVQLEVEEAALAREKDRASQERLEALRRELADLREKEDQMRARWDLEKEAIRKVQSLREEIEKVRREVEEAERGYNYDLNRLAELRYGRLPQLERQLAQEEAELARKSGENRLLREEVTEEEIADIVSRWTGIPVARLVEGEREKLLRLGEILHERVVGQEEAVQLVTDAVLRARSGIKDPRRPIGAFIFLGPTGVGKTELAKALAQSLFDSEENLIRIDMSEYMEKHAVSRLIGAPPGYVGYEEGGQLTEAVRRKPYSVILFDEIEKAHPDVFNILLQILDDGRVTDSQGRTVDFKNTVIIMTSNIGSQHLLEGATEDGEIRPHARDQVMGSLRTHFRPEFLNRVDDVILFKPLTFREITAIIDILTRDLQKRLAQRRISLTLTEAAKSHIAREGFDPIYGARPLKRYLQRHVETPVARALIAGSVGDGGRIMVDERDGRLQVEQANEGNTADDNNRKST